TACAACCCTGCAAATCATAACTCCATTaaacaattttgaatttttaataaccaGAGACATAGAAGGTtctgaaatttatttttttttcaaattaacaAACTTTCCTCAAGAACTGGGAATAATCAGCTGAGCATAAAACTGATATCCAATAATTCAAACcaataaaaaaagttttttttttttttttaataaaaccaTGAAAATGAACTCTCAGAAACTCTTGCAACTTCAATAAATTTTCATTTCGTTGATGATAAAacatagaaaaagaaaactaaaaagcTGAACCTTTCACAATCCGGCAAATAGCAAATAAAGCAAACAAGAATATCAACGTGCACCATGCAATTcagttcaattcaattcaaccaGTTAGCTAAGCTGCAATGGTAATCTTTTCACATGataagaaaacccaaaaaactgAAATCACAGCAGAAACTCAATCCCACTGGACTTTCCCAccttttctcagcaaccaaacagagtaTGAAAAGCAGTCTTCAAAAAACAAGAACATGCACGCATCATTTCCCAAACTTTCTCATCACCAACCATAACATCATTCATAAGCATAAAAATTTCAACCTTTTTAACAGACTCCCATGAACACAAACAtcaaaaaaccaccaaaaccaacaaaaacaacaaacaaaattttaaGGGCCAGATTGAGAGAAAGACCTTGAATTCAAttgggttttctgggttttctgCTTTTGACCCTCTGGCGATTCAACAAGATAAAAGGAGGCGATTTATGTGTGAAGCGCAGAAAAAAGGACTAAAGTTGGGGGAAGAGCTCTCTTGTTTTGACCATGGCGACGActaataagcttttttttttcttgaaagcaaaaaaataaataaatagtcgAAAAAAATTCACAGCTCTCCCAATGTCAAAACGTTTGGGATTTCCACGTTGATTAGTAGGCAGTCGTCACGAGACAAACGCATGTGCCACCTTTTCTTTCACAAAGGCACTTTTGGTGACGATCTGGCTGACGATCTTGTGGATCCTATtactataattaattaattatagcCCACCATTTTTGTTGAGGAAAATGAGGATTTTAGATTTAGGTTTATGTAAAGGGTTGTGACATCTAcatactattttttatttgtcacatatttttttaattttcaaccgtcagatcagataaattgaaaaatattaaacGATAGAAATTAATAAGGAATGTATAAGAAGTAAGGGTATGCTTATGTAAAATCAATGACCAAAATACGGGCCTTAAAAGGATTTTCCTTTTTAAGCCTTGGTAggcaatgcttttttttttatatttacatTTTAGGTAATTTTCtaaataactaaaaattaaattttaatcgcCAAACGAATAAGACACTCACTCGTCATATCACATTAATAGACACATGTACATAGTTGTAAACCCGCATTTTTCTTAGGTCGAATAGTTCAGCACTTAGATGTTGTAAAATTATTAAAACAATCAATTATCCTTATTTCTTTGGAAATACTTTTGTAATGTATCAATATAATTTTATAAGTTATACATCCACATCGTATATACAAATTTTTGTAttacaattttttaattttgttttggaactttttcaattcaccaaagtgtttaaaatgtATATATGTGCAACACATAATGAGTTTGATAAAATTTATAATGATCAGAGGCAATACGTACAAACTGAATTTGGgtcataaaattttaatttgagtAAGGTATTTGTTTCCATCCCTAATAATTCAGGTAAAGTTTGTGTAGAGTCCCAttagatttattttattttattttattaagatactattagattttggttctctaattcaaataccaaaatgacactccaaaagaaaaattcaaagacaaTTAAATATTTCAAGTAcggtattttttatttttttattttttttgtatttgtatatTTTGGCATACTTGTCAGGTTCTCATGTTTCACATCACATGTGCAACTTTGTTCTAGATATTTTGGTCAATATAGAAGTTTTGTTATTTACCAACTGTTTAAAACATGTATACGCttgtattatatttttttttcattttttaatgttCGATGACTTCGTTTCTTAAAAAAAGTCGTGCAGTGGAAATTTTAAAATTGAGTCTTTCTACAACAAAAAATTCTCCTAAACGCAGGTAGAAGTGGTTTCAAGTTATCTTAAGTTTTTCATTAATAAAAAACGAATACGCCTAGAAGCATCGGCTTAGATCATATCAATTCGATTTGACGGAGTCATCAACATCAACGCACATTAACATAAGCCCCTGTATTTTATTTTCAGACCTTTTACGTAAAGGGATCTTATTTTATGGTAAAGTTGGAGAACAGTTGTGAGCTCAATTTACATCGAATTTTAATAATTTGAAccgtttaatttttaagttgtaTTTTATAGATAATTCTTGTAAAATATtagtcaaataaaaaatatttgagacatctaattgagtttaaAGAGATTGACGAACACTATAATTTAAGAAACATTGGAATTTTACCGTGATAATCAAATGAGTAAATGGTTTCAGattgaattgattttttgtAAAGTTGATCCATGCATGaagatttaaaaaaagaaaattcagatCGTTAAATTTTGATGTACAATGAACCCTGTAACTAGTCCCTTTTTTTTATCGAAAAAATGGAAATCCCTTTATAGCTCTGTCATTCTAAAATTGATACAAGGTCAAGTTGCGTATGTCGTCCTCTGGTCATTAGAATTCAATTTCGTTTAATTACGACATAAATTAGAGTACACAAACTAGTTCTAGAAGCTCAATTTAGTTGGTTGTATTTTGTACACAATACACCTCGCCTCTAGAAGCTCAATTTTGTCAACGTTGTTCTACATCATCTAATCTACCTCTCGCTCAATTAATTTGCAGTAAAGTCATCATTTTACCAACCCTTTTTTCTTAGCTCCACAGAAATGGTAGGAATACGTGGTTAATTATAAAAACTTCTAACttatttttcttgcattttAATGTCGAGAAGTAGAATATTGGACCGCTATACTTAGGTGAGGAAATAAATAATAAGGTCCCAATTGATTTTGCCAACACTGTTACATGATCGCGCCTCTGCCAATAAACAGAAGAACAGAAAATTAATGTCACGGTCAATAATTCAGTTTCTCCCCGGAACATCTCCAATTTAAGGATTCAAATCTTATATTTGAGttcaaatagaaaataaaacatCTCTAATGCACGTGAGACTTAAAACTCAAAGACAAAGTAAGACCCATATTTGGGTTTCAGTATGAGATTTGAGTTCAAGGTGGGGTCTatgtcaacaaaaaaaaaaaattatgttagggagattaaatttgtagactaaatttgcaaactaaatgatgtgttaccaataagaaatgaacatgtttattaacgtttaagtaataatctaattatcaactttcatgttatttagtttataaaatttaatctaTCTAGCAttactaaaaaaaatgttattcaaccaagaaaaatgatatttgaGAGTTGTCCAATGTACATAACCAAAATATTAAACCTCAAAAATGAATTTTGagtctttgttttctttttcaaactcGAATCTTAAGACTCTAAATGAGCCCTATTAAATCGTCTCAACAAACTATGTGCCTTGAATTCCTTTattactttcttgttttgctTTTCAGTGCCACGAAGAGGCTTGAGTGAAAGAGGATTGTGGTTTACCACTGTTGGATATGATGTCAACCGACAGAGTATGTGTTAGCGTGAGTTCAAAGTATCATTAAGAGATTGCTAATACTAACAACCGACACTCAGGCTATCATTAAGAGCTTGCTAATACTAACAACCGACAGGGTATGTGTGCCACTGTTGGGTATGCTGTTCAATTTTTACTTCACGTACATAATGTAAGGTATACAAACTATTTTATCTCACACACATTCTAACATATTGTTAAACAATTAAAATAGTACGTAAGAGGTAAAATGGGTTGTGTAAAAATTATCATCCAGGTCGATAGAAGATACGAAAACAAATTTCTATTCACTTTGGGAAAAAAAATCCACTTAAAGAGTAAGTAGTTAAAGTATCAATAAGAGCTTGCTAATACTAACAAAACTGGTGACATCCTAGTGTGATTTCAACATACATCTATATCCCATGAAATAAAGGGCATGTACCGTGCATAATTATATAGTTATCAAATTAATGATGCAGTATACCTTTTAAGTAACTttcgtttaatttttttaataatctatATGTGATGGGCTGTTAGCCGGATATTTCATCTAAACGGGTGACAAGTCACGAGCCCTAATCTTACACCAGATGGCACTTCCTTGTGATATtgcttgtttctgttttcagttGAAACTTCCAAGTAAAAGTAGTTGAAACACGAAACAATATGCTGAAACCAAACGAATAAAAGACTAGGTGAGGTAGTTAGGGTTCTAAACGCCAAATCAGGTCATGCGATTTGCCTTTCCCATCATTTCCAACtcaaatataatatttttagatattttcttcttttcctatcTAAAATATCTCACTACGTCATTTTATTATAAAAGAACTCGTTTGAGATTTCTTTTGAAAGATTAAAATGCTTATAAAAAGGGATAAAAAAAGTTcacaaaaaaagttttaaaatatTTCTAAATTATAATTAAACAATTTTTAGTGCTTTGTGAATAAGCACCTTCAAGTAAATTTCTAGAAAACGCTTAAATTTTCTGTAAAATCACTTATATACATCTTTCCAAGCGACTCCAATATTAGgtaaattagaatttttaaagAAATTAGTTATTTTACTACATTTTGAAACAAATGAtacttgtgtgtgtgtgtgtgtgtattagtACCGATTGATCATGATCATTTATATAAAATGAACTCACTTGTATCATAATACGGTTTTATTTATGCAATTGAGAAATGTGGTCTCTGTAGCATTGttgaattaaaatatatattttcttgattggcAATAAggaaataaaaacaattttctCTCCTTCATGCATGGGCTGCAGTTCACCAACCAAGGTAGCTAGCCAAGCCCTAAACAcgtatatataaaaagaaacaTTTGTGAGATGGGGAGGGTTCAACTGTTTTTGAATTCTTGGTTCTCTCTCACTGGAACGcaaatagaatatatattgacaattttgtttcttctcaGCTTGTTGATATGGATATCTTTCTGGGATACTGAGGTGGATGCTGTACTGTCTGAGCTTAATTTTTGTATGACGAGTGTGAGAAGTTGTTAACGATTGCTATCGAGTAGTAAATTTTGCATGGACCCTTCTAGCTACCTTTTTACCTTTTCTgattaatatattttctttcctgtttattcttcttttagtaattttcttccttttcccaGTGAAAACAGTCGGCCGCTGCAATAGTCTTGGAAGCAAGAAGCACTAATTGTCATCTGACAGGTAGGGTTTGCATGTTCTTCTGTTGGGTGCATGTTAGTGGACTAAACTTGTTGCATAATAATACACGAAAAAGTTTAGAGCATTGTGAAGAATTCccaaattatgacaaattttagCTGGTTCTGCAAAATTAATTCCCTGTTTGAACAATTTGAAATTAATTCCATGTTTCGATTATTGGCTAACGGAAGACTTGATGCAAAACCAAGCGCAATGACATTACATGATTCATACAGTTGACCACACTTAGTAGCAtaaatttttgttgttgttgctgttgtttCGATTATTGGCTTTCCACAGTTAAtcatattattttgcaggtggcATGAAAATCATTATGCAAAATCTGATTGATAGGCTTAGACCCCTTGTGGGTTTGAAAGGCTGGGATTATTGTGTTCTATGGAAATTGAGTGAAGACCAAAGGTTAATTAAGAGAGGAACTACTTATTGTTCTGTTGCTAATTGAAATTAACTAAATATTACCCTCCTTATCTCTTCTTTGTGTGACAAATTTAaagattttttatatttttattaggtTTATTGAATGGATGGACTGTTGTTGTTCTGGGACTGATGGAAACACTCAGACAAATGGAGGACAAGAGCTTCTTTTTCCAGTTTATCCTGTCCTTCCATGCCGGGATATAATGCACCACTCACGAACTAATTCTTGTGATCTTCTTGCCCAGCTTCCTTCTTCCCTGCCCTTAGAATCTGGGTACCTATAAATATTATTTAGCTttcattttttgtattttttaatcATTCAATTATAATTAGTACTAAAAGTAAAAACTAAATTGTGTTTGCACAGGATTTATGCACAGGCATTAATTTCAAACCAGATCATTTGGTTGAACTCTACCAATAGAGATTTAAGTCATATGGTATAGTCGTTGTCCAATTCTTTTAGATatttttaagagaaaaaaaaataccctCTTTGTTGAGCATATAATTAAATCTAACTCTATACTCATCATCACTTATTTTGCAGGAAAGAGATGAGACCAGGGTTTTGGTTCCAAGTGGTGGAGGGCTGATTGAGCTGTTTGTCTCTAGAGATGTATGATATATATGATGCTTCACTTTTAAACAGCTTCCTTTCAATTTGTTATTTTAGATCTTTCATGTGGAGAAATTCTTACAAACGCACATGCATATGTGCCACCTCTCACACAAAAGTTGAGCCTAAGCTAGACCCAAATACAAAGGCTCACCTTTTGTATGAGAGTTGCCGCACGCAAACGTCTATATGCTAGTAGTTCTCGTGTACATGATATGAACCAACTATTTGAAACATTTGTGTCCTACATAAATTTTGTGAGAGATGGGGTATGTAAGGGTCACAATTTATAGTTTTGCCTGCAACTAACAAATTCACACATTACAATTTTTAAGTATTTGCATTTTTTTCCACTTTGACAGGTCTCTGAAGACCAACAAGTGATTGACTTTATCACTGCCCAATGCAACATTTCACATGAGCAAGATATCCTGCTTAGTGCAAGCTGCAATGCAAGCTTCACCGTGGATATAAACAACATGAGCAATGACATACGACCAAAGGCATTTCTTGTAGATGATAATGGGGGAAATGATCATCTAAACAACAATCATAGTTTCCAGCAGCAACCTGTTTTACCGGCAATGGCATTGGATCACAATTCGAATTTGCCATGCGATATCTCAGTTGACCAAATCCGCCTATGCAGCACTTCCCCAATGAATTTCCTCCAAAATAGTAACAATAATAATGTCTATAATTTTGATCAGGGTTCACATGAGTCTTTGGGAGAGATGGGGCTTCAAGCTGATACTAATGCACAAAACTTGCATAATAATATTCAAGTTAATGAGGGAATAGAAAACATTGAGCAGCAGGTTGTGGATGATCAAGACTCAATTAAACACGAGGGTGGAAGAACTGCTGATCATTCAGCTTCAGATTGCAGTGATCAGTTTGATGATGATGGTGGCACGAATTATAGGAGAAGAACAGGAAAAAAGCCTCAGTCAAAAAACCTTGTGGcggagaggaagagaaggaagaaactTAATGAGAGGCTCTATCACCTCCGCTCATTGGTTCCCAACATTTCTAAGGTGATGACCAtggcattattattattttttcaattgtACTAGATGGACTTTACACTTTCCTATGTGAtagttgataattaattaacagTTGACAGTAGTAACTAGTGTGACAAGTATGTTGTCACATCATGTGGTCGGGCTAATGTTATATAAAATACGTGACATCTTTAGCAGAATCTAATGCCTACTCATTTTGATTCACAGATGGACAAGGCTTCCATACTCGGGGACGCGATTGAGTTCGTGAAGGAGTTGCagaggcaagaaaaagaactccAAGAGGAGCTTGAACAGCATTCAGATGATGGAGGATCTAAGAAAAGGAAATCCAATAATATCTGTGGAAACCACACCAATTTCCAGCCAGAAACTCTGAGTCAAAACGGAAATACCACTGCaaataaacaagaaaatgatgagCTTCCAAATGGGTTTCGTGTGGGAACAGCAGGAGACATTGGCAATATCTCTAAACAAAAAAACCAAGACTCAGATATTACTAAGGACAGGGGACAAGAGATGGAGGTATAACTTAatcttatatatgttttttaaatttgaaatttcagaTAACAAAAGATTAATGGAATAATATGGTTGCAGCCACAAGTAGGGGTTACTCAGTTGGATGGAAATGAATTCTTTGTGACTGTATTCTGTGAGCACAAGCCAGGAGGGTTTGTGAGATTGATGGAGGCATTGGATTCTTTAGGCTTGGAAGTGACCAATGCAAATGTGACTAGCTTCAGAAGCCTTGTCTCTAACGTCTTCAAAGTAGAGGTAACCAATTATCTCCTAATTCTTACCTAATTATGTAGCTCATGACAACTGTTAATGTTAATGTTAGTGAGAAATATTTCAAGAATCTTACTATAAAAGACAAAATTCCTCATTTATAAACTAAGTGTCAGATAAACTAATTGACAGGTCCAAGAACAGTTGGATcaatgagtttttattttctttctttttcttcaaaccGGTGCTTTGAGTGTTTTTGACATAACCAAGAGTTTTTATTTGTGAAAAGcacttaattttttattatatgttAATTACGCAGAAAAAGGACACTGAAATAGTTCAAGCTGATCATGTGAGGGACTCATTGCTCGAGATAACAAGGAATCCATCATCAAAAGGGTGGCCTGAGATGATTGCTAAAGCATCAGGGAATGTCAGTCCATTGGATCATTTTCAGCATGATCATCACCAACAACACCAGCTCCACGATTACCATGCTTCTTCATACCACCTACAACACCTTTATAGTTAATTTAGCATAATCTACTAATTAATTATGTATTAAGCATTCTGATGAGAACAACTAGCGAGACAGATTATGGACATGCTCGACATTCGTTATGCGGTGATTTATGGTCTTTTGGGCCAAATACATGTTTGCTAGATCAAAACTACGTTTGAAGAGTTGAgataatttttgtaatttccTGTTTCTCTTTGTTTCGAAGCTACGATTTGGTAAGAGTTTTTAAACACCCAAACAAGTTGTATTCAGACTATCATGTCATATTATCAAATATAATTTGATAGAGTTTGTTAATGTTGAGAGGGAGAGATCGAGAGAGAAGATCAGAATTTCAagaactagagagagaaaggttttagagagagaaactgcAGAACTGTTATATTGGTTTTGTTAACCTTCAAGCTATTATTAACTAACTAAGGCTTACAATCTTGTGACAAGTGGCACAATCCTAGCCACTATCTATATCTTTACAAAGTTCTCATatcaaaaatacttaaaatatcgtttttaatatagttaaaacactattttgaagaaaaaaaacattatttcTAGAAATTTTAAGTATTTTCAAAACGGTGTTTTGaggagttttttgtttttttcttttcccctaGAAACATCGTTCCTAGAAAATTCTTGTTTCTAGGACTTAACCCTAGATTAACCCTGTgctcttttcttttgttattatttattataaggaaaactaatgaaaaggacttgaaaaccttgagttttaatgataaggacaaaataaagggtaaagtaaatagtaccaggattgactttttagtgtaaaaatgtggtttttcgttaaagtgaacagtaccgggtgcttttcgttaaagttccctttattaTATCCTCCTTTTTCACCCAATAACTAAGAGCCTGTAGACTATTCAATATGATGCAACTTCATTATGCTTGTATATGTACTTGGAAATTGGCTTATAATGATTGGGCCATGGGTTACTCTTGGAAATTCGCTACATATATGTGAGGGAGCATTTAAGAGTTTGAATTCCTTGTTTATGAAAGAAAAGACTTTGCATATACTTGTAAGGAATTTTGAATTACTCTCCATATTGCTTATTGATGCTAAAAAACCTCAACTTCCTTCACACAAAACATGATTAATTTTAAGAGCTGAGAGGCTTCTTGGAAGATCTTACACATGCCTAGCACCATCCACATTTAACTTAAAGGTCATAGATGGAGTGAAAGTGGAGGATTAATTAAAGATTGACATGGTAACTGGATCATTGGTTTTATTGCTAAAAAAGGAGTTGGGGAAGTTCTCCATGCTGAGCTTTGGGCTTTGTTTTATGAGTTGAAGATAGCTAAAGCTAGAAATTTCTCTCATCTTATTGTGGAGGTTGATTCTGCTCTGGTGGTCTCATTTGTTATTCGCCTAGCCTTAATCATCATCTCTATGGTCTTATCTCGGAATGGAGAAGTTTGATAATAGATAACTGGAGCTGTAATTTGCAGAATGTTCATAGAAAGCGTAGTTTTGCAGCTGAAGGGTTAGCCAAATTAGGTTTAAATAGCAAGATGGATTTTCAAGAGCTTCCTCAGTCTCCTCCTTGTTTAGTTCAAACTCTTTCCGATGACTGCTCTGGAGTTGCTAGTTAAAATAGTTGTTCTTTAggtgtttcatttttttcttcttccatgttaccccaaaaaagaaaagaaaaaaaagatcttACACATGAGAATATATCACAATTAATAGAATACATAAGACAGGAGCCTAACTAATCACTAGCTAATCTGAAGTAAACAATAATAGTTTTACAGGAAGATGACGTGTGATTAACAAACTTCAGTAACAATTTTACAAGTACATGGCATGTGATAACAAACTTTTGACTAAGAGGTGACTTGATGAGATTATTGTGTTTTGGCAATGAGTTGGCATCTAATGTGTGGAAGATACCATACCTCTATCCTTTCTTATTGCCTGTGCGATATAGGTTTGAACACAACCAAATCCAAAAGTAGGCAATTTGTGTTCACGGGTTGCCATTTCagtttttttagccaattgccCCTTCGGTTTAGGTTTCTTAGCCAATTGTCCATTCAATTTAGATTTTTTTAGTCAATTGCCGCTTCGGTTTAGTTTTTTTAGCTTTATGGAGTAGTTGAAACATGAGCAAATGCATATACCAAACCTAAGTGAATGAAAAACTTTAGAAAAGTTTCAGCTCATTCATGCAATATGCTCTCATATTTACCAAGCCATCCTCTTTAATTACCGACAGAGAAGGgaacaaaaaaacacaaaaagaaattaattagtTTGTGTAGTTTTTTATTAAGTTCTCTCTCACGCTACACTCATGCATGGACTTCAGTTCACCTACCAAACTCTCTCCATAAAAAAGGAAACACTTTTGTCAAATGCAAGAGTCCCCAATTGTTTTACTTGATTTGATCAATTGACTGAAGTTATGGATCTCTACCTTTGCTTTATCTGCTTCCTCGTTTCTTCTTTCGCCCTCGTCGCGTTTTTCTTACCGACATGTGCAGGCAAAAGAGGTAgctatatatttttcttctctcagTTCTTGTTATGTACTCAACTAATTCGGTGAGGTTTAGGAATCTGAAATTAATGTTTTATCAATCGTTTACAGGTGGCATGAACATGATGATGACCCTGCCAAGCCTCAGACAGATGCGTGGATCTCTAGTGCGTTTGAAAAGTTGGAAACCGAGTGAAGACCAAAGGTTATAATTAGCTAGCTACtctccatttcttccttttcccAGTgactttttcagttttttttaacGTTTACTGATGAACTGATTGTTGCTGTAGGAATGAAAAAGTACCTCAATCAAACTTTGAAGCTGAAATGAAGAGAAGGAATAAGATTAACGACATATACCATATCCTTCGCACTTTGCTTCCCAACAATACTGGGGTGATGATCAATTGCATTaagagtttatttttattttcagattAGTATTATCAGCGTTTTCAGTTAGACATATACAGAATAATGGGAAAGTGCGCTGACAGTTGATATGTTAATGAACAATTGATGTGATTAGTACGCTGTCACGTCTTGTATTCAGCTAATGTGATTACAATCTTTAGGAGAAGCTCTAATATATATAATGCCTAATCATCTTGATTCTTAGATGGACAGAGCTTCCGTCATCGGGGACACAATTGCATACGTGTCGAAGTTGCAGAGGCAAGTAAAAGAACTTCAAAAAGAGCTTGAATGTAACTCAAATGGTGGAGGAAAGGAAACTAGTTATATTTGTGGAAACAATGGCAATTTACAATCAGAGTTTCTCCGTCAAATTGAAACTATCATTGCAAACACACCAGAAAATGAAAAGATGGAGGTATAGACTAAACTAAAATCTTATACTTTTTAAATTTGGATGTATATTTGGAGTTCTATCTCTTTAGGTGATCAAAAGAATGTGAAACTAATTGCAGCCACAAGTGGAAGTAACTGAGTTGGATGTTAATGAATTCTCTGTGACTGTATTATGTGAGCACAAGCCAGGAGGGTTTGTAAGACTGATGGAGGCATTGGATACTTTAGGCTTGGAAGTAACCTATGCAAATGCGACTAGCTTCAAAACCCTGATCTTTAATGTCTTTAAAGTACAGGTAATTAACGTTATCTAAATTATCTTTAATACCCCAAGgcattttattatattttattaatattaactGAGAACCATTATGTTTGGTTGTGCAGAAAAATGACAGTACCAGTAAAATAGTTCAAGCTGATCATGTTAAGGACTCTTTGCTGGAGATAACTCAGAAACTGTCAATGGAATCCATCATAAGGGTGGCCTGAGAATCTGAGATGATGGCTAAAGCATTATATATATGGAATGGCAGATCAGTGGATCATCACTTTTATCATGATCATTACCAATAACACCATCTCTACAGTTATTTCGTCATGCCACTTACAACATCTTTATCATTGGTTGATCATAATCTACTCAGTTCATGTATGAGTTAAGTAGGAGCATTCGGTTTCTTTCACTTCATGTCGCACGAACTTAGTTATAATGGTTATTTTAAATATACttcatgttttttcttttattggtGGAGGTGGGTTTTGAACATACGAGCATCAATGAGTTCAGAACTTCTTTAAAATAATACGAAAATatgttttgtgattttgaactTCGCAAGACGCACGCATATAAAGAGCTCATAGTTTAGTataaaatgaatatttttaatttttgtaatactccattaaatttaaaaaatgatgtTATTTATCTCTCTAAATATTTTTCCTTAAGTAGCCGTTACCACCTATCACTACAATTACTAATCTTacatcaccatcatcatcaccaccaccatcgtTGCCACCGTTGCTGCCCCCACGATTGTCACTGTAAAAAGTGACTTTCCTCGTATAGCATAGAACAATTGTACACATATTTTGACAAGCTATGGAGTTAGTGTGTTCTACAGTTACAACGGGAAAGAATACAACATAAATATAGAGTTAGAGCCTAATAACAACATAACGAAAATACATAGAGTTACAGCCTGATAACAACATCGGAAAG
This genomic interval from Malus domestica chromosome 05, GDT2T_hap1 contains the following:
- the LOC103410633 gene encoding transcription factor ABORTED MICROSPORES-like — its product is MKIIMQNLIDRLRPLVGLKGWDYCVLWKLSEDQRFIEWMDCCCSGTDGNTQTNGGQELLFPVYPVLPCRDIMHHSRTNSCDLLAQLPSSLPLESGIYAQALISNQIIWLNSTNRDLSHMERDETRVLVPSGGGLIELFVSRDVSEDQQVIDFITAQCNISHEQDILLSASCNASFTVDINNMSNDIRPKAFLVDDNGGNDHLNNNHSFQQQPVLPAMALDHNSNLPCDISVDQIRLCSTSPMNFLQNSNNNNVYNFDQGSHESLGEMGLQADTNAQNLHNNIQVNEGIENIEQQVVDDQDSIKHEGGRTADHSASDCSDQFDDDGGTNYRRRTGKKPQSKNLVAERKRRKKLNERLYHLRSLVPNISKMDKASILGDAIEFVKELQRQEKELQEELEQHSDDGGSKKRKSNNICGNHTNFQPETLSQNGNTTANKQENDELPNGFRVGTAGDIGNISKQKNQDSDITKDRGQEMEPQVGVTQLDGNEFFVTVFCEHKPGGFVRLMEALDSLGLEVTNANVTSFRSLVSNVFKVEKKDTEIVQADHVRDSLLEITRNPSSKGWPEMIAKASGNVSPLDHFQHDHHQQHQLHDYHASSYHLQHLYS
- the LOC108173847 gene encoding transcription factor ABORTED MICROSPORES-like; translated protein: MDLYLCFICFLVSSFALVAFFLPTCAGKRGGMNMMMTLPSLRQMRGSLVRLKSWKPSEDQRNEKVPQSNFEAEMKRRNKINDIYHILRTLLPNNTGMDRASVIGDTIAYVSKLQRQVKELQKELECNSNGGGKETSYICGNNGNLQSEFLRQIETIIANTPENEKMEPQVEVTELDVNEFSVTVLCEHKPGGFVRLMEALDTLGLEVTYANATSFKTLIFNVFKVQKNDSTSKIVQADHVKDSLLEITQKLSMESIIRVA